The following are from one region of the Streptomyces decoyicus genome:
- a CDS encoding bifunctional glycosyltransferase/CDP-glycerol:glycerophosphate glycerophosphotransferase produces MKPRLTVVVPVHRIEGSERNVEECLESVAAQTLTDLDVVMVDDGPPADAGGDATSAAGAPAAPVRRFAERDPRFRIVHHPGGGPAPGCGALRNTGARHAYPHTEYLAFLDADDVLLPRAYEDLVGLLDKSGADLATGNVYRLGAAGRSQSAHHPATRATALRTHVGEDLTLLSDHFARNKVFRRTFWDTHQFAFPEGGLCHDAAVTLPALFLAEAIDVLHEHVCYWRLPEGPDRHRRPDARGVRDRFAAVAGIRRFLADPAHARLSVHQRDYDRAQLTDGLLDLVDALPAAAPECRTAFLDCARDFLSGVDPRLFPTLPVELRMRWYLIRAGRLADLLTLLVHEARNPAGFTVAGPPLRKRAVLPLTPPLELPPGVTRLDRADFPVRARVREAVWQNGVLVLRGYAYIRNLDAAARHSYLRTAVLSCGRRRILLPLRPVPMVEATAESGQELHCYDWSGFELRVDPARLRKGGRWEEGDWTVGVVLASAGVVRAAALHAPETGSGATPCAHELPGDGVRITPRFTDGRLRLSVARPARRLAGHRAAAAGALDLTVTTPGPPLSALRLTHQGSGTVVSFPVETERPAGAGTGPGNGQREAGGAPDGAPGAPPPPLTFRVRLDALAAARPTRDGAPLAILPGHTESWAAEVVLADGGTDPIACDPRLAPVAHPLSHGRELVVAASPAGHLVLHDRTPQPFLDRAMWRADGALLVAGRLPDAAPHATELVLKHGAHAAELAFPTLHDDGRFHGTLPLGALPSLAGPVPLREGRWTLHLREQGAPGSPLDAPVRCAPSLLDGLPAARTVRGKPLTLDRHRHDEALVVAGPALPATDRGPYRRRVLREQHYSLHRSRPLRDTVLYSSFGGRAYGDSPRAVHEELVRRGMDVEHLWAVRDAQTAVPETARAVLVGSAEWHGALAHSRWVVTNTHLPRWFTRRGGQRIIQTWHGTPLKRIGADLAGTLCAGLAHLAPRPRVSRQWSVLLSPNAHSTPVLRSALGYSGRLLETGLPRTDAFFAADRDGRAAAVRERLGIGPGKKVVLYAPTPRDDLAYDAGHHRLHLPLDLELAGRELADDHVLLVRSHPLVADRLPAHHAPFALDVSAHPDATELLLAADVLVTDYSSLAADFANTGRPMLFLTPDLPHYRDTLRGFTLDFEARVPGPLLTSTGELIDALGDLEAIAAAGADAYADFRETFCHRDDGGAAGRVADLMER; encoded by the coding sequence ATGAAGCCTCGGCTCACCGTCGTCGTCCCGGTCCATCGCATCGAGGGGTCCGAGCGGAATGTGGAGGAGTGCCTGGAGTCGGTCGCGGCCCAGACGCTGACCGATCTGGATGTGGTGATGGTGGACGACGGTCCGCCCGCGGACGCGGGCGGGGACGCCACCTCCGCCGCGGGCGCGCCCGCCGCTCCCGTCCGCCGTTTCGCCGAGCGCGACCCGCGCTTCCGGATCGTCCACCATCCCGGGGGCGGTCCGGCGCCCGGCTGCGGCGCGCTCCGCAACACCGGTGCCCGGCACGCCTATCCGCACACCGAATACCTGGCCTTCCTGGACGCCGACGATGTGCTGCTGCCGCGCGCTTACGAGGACCTGGTCGGCCTGCTGGACAAGTCCGGTGCGGACCTCGCGACCGGCAATGTCTACCGGCTCGGTGCGGCAGGACGCAGCCAGTCCGCCCACCACCCGGCCACCCGCGCCACCGCGCTGCGCACCCACGTCGGCGAGGACCTCACCCTGCTGTCCGACCACTTCGCCCGCAACAAGGTCTTCCGCCGCACCTTCTGGGACACCCATCAATTCGCGTTTCCCGAGGGCGGGTTGTGCCACGACGCGGCGGTGACGCTGCCCGCGCTCTTCCTCGCCGAGGCGATCGACGTCCTGCACGAGCACGTCTGTTACTGGCGGCTGCCGGAAGGGCCCGACCGCCACCGGCGGCCCGATGCCCGGGGCGTACGGGACCGGTTCGCGGCGGTGGCCGGCATCCGGCGTTTCCTCGCGGACCCGGCCCACGCCCGGCTGAGCGTCCATCAGCGCGACTACGACCGCGCACAGCTCACCGACGGGCTGCTCGACCTGGTCGACGCCCTGCCGGCGGCCGCGCCGGAGTGCCGGACCGCGTTCCTGGACTGCGCCCGCGACTTCCTCTCCGGCGTCGACCCGCGGCTGTTCCCCACGCTCCCCGTCGAGCTGCGGATGCGCTGGTATCTGATCCGCGCCGGGCGCCTGGCCGACCTGCTCACCCTGCTCGTGCACGAGGCCCGCAACCCGGCGGGGTTCACCGTCGCCGGGCCGCCGCTGCGCAAGCGCGCGGTGCTGCCGCTGACCCCGCCGCTGGAGCTGCCGCCGGGCGTGACCCGGCTGGATCGCGCCGACTTCCCCGTACGGGCCCGGGTCCGGGAAGCGGTGTGGCAAAACGGCGTGCTGGTACTGCGCGGCTACGCCTACATCCGGAATCTGGACGCCGCGGCCCGGCACAGCTACCTCCGCACGGCGGTGCTGTCCTGCGGGCGGCGCCGGATCCTGCTGCCGCTGCGGCCGGTGCCGATGGTGGAGGCGACCGCCGAGTCCGGTCAGGAGCTGCACTGTTACGACTGGTCGGGCTTCGAGCTGCGGGTCGACCCGGCCCGGCTGCGCAAGGGCGGGCGCTGGGAGGAGGGCGACTGGACGGTCGGGGTGGTGCTGGCGTCGGCGGGCGTGGTGCGGGCCGCGGCGCTGCACGCCCCGGAGACCGGCTCCGGCGCCACACCGTGCGCCCATGAGCTGCCCGGGGACGGCGTACGGATCACGCCCCGGTTCACGGACGGGCGGCTGCGGCTGTCGGTGGCCCGTCCGGCCCGGCGGCTGGCCGGCCACCGTGCGGCGGCGGCCGGCGCCCTGGACCTGACCGTCACCACGCCCGGCCCGCCGCTCTCGGCCCTGCGGCTGACCCACCAGGGAAGCGGCACGGTGGTGTCGTTCCCGGTGGAGACGGAACGCCCCGCGGGGGCGGGGACGGGGCCGGGCAACGGGCAGCGGGAAGCGGGCGGGGCGCCCGACGGCGCGCCGGGCGCCCCGCCCCCGCCGCTCACCTTCCGGGTCCGGCTCGACGCCCTCGCCGCCGCGCGCCCCACCCGGGACGGCGCGCCGCTGGCGATCTTGCCGGGGCACACCGAGAGCTGGGCGGCCGAGGTGGTGCTGGCCGACGGCGGCACCGACCCGATCGCCTGCGATCCCCGGCTCGCCCCCGTCGCCCATCCGCTCTCGCACGGCCGTGAGCTGGTCGTGGCGGCCTCCCCGGCCGGGCACCTCGTGCTGCACGACCGCACCCCGCAGCCGTTCCTGGACCGGGCGATGTGGCGCGCGGACGGCGCCCTGCTGGTGGCGGGAAGGCTGCCGGACGCCGCGCCGCACGCCACCGAACTGGTCCTCAAGCACGGTGCGCACGCCGCCGAGCTGGCCTTCCCCACCCTCCACGACGACGGCCGGTTCCACGGCACGCTGCCGCTGGGCGCCCTGCCCTCGCTCGCCGGCCCGGTGCCGCTGCGCGAGGGCCGCTGGACGCTGCATCTGCGCGAGCAGGGCGCGCCCGGCTCCCCGCTGGACGCCCCGGTCCGCTGTGCGCCGTCCCTCCTCGACGGGCTGCCGGCCGCCCGTACCGTCCGCGGCAAGCCGCTCACCCTGGACCGGCACCGGCACGACGAGGCGCTGGTGGTGGCGGGTCCCGCGCTGCCCGCCACCGACCGCGGCCCCTACCGGCGCCGGGTGCTGCGCGAGCAGCACTACTCGCTGCACCGCTCGCGCCCGCTGCGCGACACCGTCCTCTACAGCAGCTTCGGCGGCCGCGCGTACGGGGACTCGCCGCGGGCGGTGCACGAGGAGCTGGTGCGCCGGGGCATGGACGTGGAGCATCTGTGGGCGGTGCGCGACGCGCAGACCGCGGTGCCGGAGACGGCGCGGGCGGTGCTGGTGGGCAGCGCCGAGTGGCACGGCGCGCTGGCGCACAGCCGCTGGGTGGTCACCAACACCCATCTGCCCCGCTGGTTCACCCGGCGCGGCGGCCAGCGCATCATCCAGACCTGGCACGGCACCCCGCTCAAGCGGATCGGCGCCGACCTGGCCGGGACGCTGTGCGCGGGGCTGGCCCATCTGGCGCCGCGGCCGCGGGTCAGCCGGCAGTGGAGCGTGCTGCTGTCGCCCAACGCGCACAGCACACCCGTGCTGCGCTCCGCGCTCGGCTACTCCGGCCGGCTGCTGGAGACCGGCCTGCCGCGCACCGACGCCTTCTTCGCCGCCGACCGTGACGGGAGGGCGGCCGCGGTCCGCGAGCGTCTGGGCATCGGGCCCGGGAAGAAAGTGGTGCTGTACGCGCCGACCCCGCGCGACGACCTGGCCTACGACGCGGGTCATCACCGGCTGCATCTGCCGCTGGACCTGGAGCTGGCCGGGCGGGAGCTGGCGGACGACCATGTCCTGCTGGTCCGCAGCCACCCGCTGGTCGCCGACCGGCTGCCCGCCCACCACGCCCCCTTCGCCCTCGACGTCTCCGCCCATCCGGACGCCACGGAACTGCTGCTGGCCGCGGACGTCCTGGTCACCGACTACTCGTCGCTGGCCGCCGACTTCGCCAACACCGGGCGCCCGATGCTCTTTCTGACGCCCGACCTGCCGCACTACCGCGACACCCTGCGCGGCTTCACCCTCGATTTCGAGGCCCGGGTGCCGGGCCCGCTGCTCACCTCGACCGGTGAACTGATCGATGCGCTGGGCGACTTGGAGGCGATCGCCGCGGCGGGTGCGGATGCGTATGCGGATTTCCGGGAAACGTTCTGCCACCGGGACGACGGAGGTGCGGCGGGCCGGGTCGCGGATCTGATGGAGCGGTGA
- a CDS encoding glycosyltransferase family 2 protein: MKEALDPLTGPTITPSAQVSIVVIAFNDAGHVCEAVRSALAQGPPGETVTEVIAVNDASTDGTGAALDALAHTEPRLRVIHRDTNSGGCGTPRNDGLRAATGQFVMFLDSDDVLPPGAARALLAAALEHDAPVAAGACVRRELPAHRDVAWQPGLYREPAVHSSPEDSPQLVRDTLCVNKLYERAFLSAHGITFPEGRFTYEDFVFTARVLAAAPRVVTIPDRVYVWHVRRSAARQSISLDRKDVANWQARIAAHRASVQIFQDAGHKALAHAAGTKFLDHDLRMYVRELHTRGADYRTEWWRLTRDYLAGFDEADLRAARAPARWLARVVLASPAPRDLGRLTQLAARPGRLLPPYAEADGRAVWSKDLPEVELDAIGTKPMHRLPVTIDAEPSVSSPGVLRLRVHDLYGRLAAAGPESIDIELRRRRDDRRGPVHTATLTPSPAVGGSEACWTAEVVLDLGALVERGGRHRADPEPWDLMAQVSCVDGAGFRAALRATGPGLRRRVLPSRRHAVLLVQPYATTGGALSLRVASGPRSVWRIAARRLRG, translated from the coding sequence GTGAAAGAAGCCCTCGATCCGCTGACGGGGCCCACCATCACGCCATCCGCACAGGTCAGCATCGTCGTCATCGCCTTCAACGATGCCGGCCATGTCTGCGAGGCGGTGCGCTCCGCACTCGCGCAGGGGCCCCCTGGCGAAACGGTCACCGAAGTGATCGCGGTGAACGACGCCTCCACCGACGGCACCGGCGCCGCCCTGGACGCCCTCGCCCACACCGAACCACGGCTGCGGGTGATCCACCGCGACACGAACAGCGGCGGCTGCGGCACCCCGCGCAACGACGGCCTGCGCGCCGCCACCGGACAGTTCGTGATGTTCCTCGACAGCGACGACGTGCTGCCCCCGGGCGCGGCCCGGGCGCTGCTGGCCGCCGCTCTGGAACATGACGCCCCGGTCGCGGCCGGCGCCTGCGTACGCCGTGAGCTGCCCGCGCACCGCGATGTCGCCTGGCAGCCCGGCCTCTACCGCGAGCCGGCGGTCCACAGCTCCCCCGAGGACAGCCCCCAGCTGGTCCGGGACACTCTGTGCGTCAACAAGCTCTACGAGCGGGCGTTCCTCTCCGCGCACGGCATCACCTTCCCCGAGGGCCGCTTCACCTACGAGGACTTCGTGTTCACCGCGCGGGTGCTGGCCGCCGCCCCGCGGGTGGTCACGATCCCCGACCGCGTCTATGTCTGGCATGTGCGCCGGTCGGCCGCCCGGCAGTCGATCTCGCTGGACCGCAAGGACGTCGCCAACTGGCAGGCGCGGATCGCGGCGCACCGCGCCAGCGTGCAGATCTTCCAGGACGCCGGGCACAAGGCGCTGGCGCACGCCGCGGGCACCAAGTTCCTCGACCACGATCTGCGGATGTACGTCCGCGAGCTGCACACCCGCGGCGCCGACTACCGCACCGAGTGGTGGCGGCTGACCCGTGACTATCTGGCCGGTTTCGACGAGGCCGATCTGCGGGCGGCGCGCGCCCCGGCCCGCTGGCTGGCCCGGGTGGTGCTGGCCTCGCCGGCCCCGCGGGACCTGGGACGGCTGACCCAGCTGGCGGCCCGGCCCGGCCGGCTGCTGCCGCCGTACGCGGAGGCCGACGGCCGCGCGGTGTGGTCCAAGGACCTGCCGGAGGTCGAACTGGACGCGATCGGCACCAAGCCGATGCACCGGCTGCCGGTGACCATAGATGCGGAGCCGTCCGTCAGCAGCCCCGGTGTGCTGCGGCTGCGGGTGCACGATCTGTACGGGCGGCTGGCCGCGGCCGGTCCCGAGAGCATCGATATCGAGCTGCGGCGCCGCCGGGACGACCGGCGCGGCCCGGTCCACACCGCCACGCTCACCCCGTCCCCGGCCGTCGGCGGTTCGGAGGCCTGCTGGACCGCCGAGGTCGTGCTGGATCTCGGCGCGCTGGTCGAGCGGGGCGGCCGGCACCGTGCCGACCCCGAGCCATGGGACCTGATGGCGCAGGTCAGCTGCGTGGACGGGGCCGGTTTCCGGGCCGCGCTGCGGGCCACGGGTCCGGGCCTGCGCCGCCGGGTGCTGCCCAGCCGCCGCCATGCCGTGCTGCTGGTGCAGCCGTATGCGACGACCGGCGGCGCACTGTCACTGCGGGTCGCCTCGGGCCCGCGCAGCGTATGGCGGATCGCCGCCCGGCGGCTGCGCGGCTGA